Within the Taeniopygia guttata chromosome 15, bTaeGut7.mat, whole genome shotgun sequence genome, the region CCCGCTGTGttcattatttttgtaaaacCAAGGAGGGCAGCAGGAGTTTGCTTCTTTCTTATGACTTTGGAAGGAAACAAAGTTTGAGTACGGGGCATCCCCTTCTATTtatcctcctctccctccccccacccaCAGACTGACGACAGAGACAATCATTTTGTAGGGAGCACGGGAGGAAGCACTGCAGGATTTTGTATGCTGGCGTTTTGTTTATAAAAACCCGATTTTATGGACGTGTCTGTCAGATGTTCTCTAGATTTTTTTCAGGCGCACTAATAAATAGCATCCTCGGCTTCGTAAAGGCAGCagcttcctttcctccttcccctgttATTCCAGAGGTGGGTTTGGCCAAGCTGGAGCATTTCCAGTGTTTGAGGAGGAGCCTGCCTGCCCTCTCTGGTGGCAAGTGCTTGTGTTGGGAATATTTTGCTGCTCCACATTCCTGTTCCTGGACATTACAAAGCCTGCCTTCCCTTCTGCCTTCCCCCTGCCAGCTTTTCCCCTAAACACCAACGCTTTCAAAGCCAGGTTTTTAGGGCTGCCTCGGTGCAGAGTTGAGGCCAGAAGGGGTGTTTGACCCTGCACCTCTGTCCTGGGACCTTGGCCAGGTTTGGATTGCTTTagccctgcctgtggcaggaaGTGGGCGTTGTGTCCCAGCTGGTTCTGGCAGCTGCCAGAGCAAGACCAGGGCAGAGCAAATGGCTGCGGGCACAGggagtgttattttttttttgtgaaagctGCTGGTATCTGttagaaaaaggagaaatgcttCAGGCCCaggaggaaagaaggaggaaCCAGGTCTGACCGTTGTGGTGTTTGCTCAACACCCCCTTctcccctggggcagggatgtgggTGTCCCTCTGGGGTGATCATTTGCTTTCCAGCCTGTATCCTGTGGAccctccagctgggagcagagccaccagcccagccctccatgctgctggcactgtgggattccctgtccccagggactGAGCTGTGCTGACCCCGTTTCCAGTGTGGCAGCACGTGCCTGCTCTGGGGACATCAACTACTGGAAACCACTTCCCCACTCCCTCAGGAAAAGCCACTCTGGGTGTCCCAGGGCCCTCTGCCCTCCAAGGCTCTGTGCTGAGTAAGGGCTGagtcagggcagcagagagcaggaggaatGGCCTTTGCAACAGCCAAAAGTCAAGGTCGGGTTTGTGTTTgcgttctttttttttctttttttttttttttttttttttattgcagtttttTACAGTGCCTAAATCTTGTCCTGCCAGAGGTCAACACTGTCTGTGGAAACCTCCAAGTCCTTTCCTACAGCTCTGCCCAccccaggaggaggagagaagtAGGATTTGAAACTCAGGTTGAAAAACATTACTAAAAAAAGCAGGGGAAACCAGCCTCCCttggtttggtgtttgtttttccctcagGCTTTGCTTGCACTACAGCCAGTGCGTCCCTGGAGCACCGTGTCCCCTGTGTGCCCACGGTGCCATCAGGGACAGCCCTTCCAAGGACAGatgtgtgccagggctgtggcagtgccaccctgccccAGAGCATGGCATGGAGGAGGCAGAActcccctgctgtgcccctgaGCTGGCACTTCCCCATACACAGCTGAGGTttgggtgctgctcctgcccaggtTCCCTAAATGACACGGCTCGGAGAGAGCGAGGACAGGCcgtgggcactgccagctccgTCCCCAGGGGCGGCAGGGGCCGAGGGCTGGGTGGCACCTCCAGCAGCGTGGAGAGGTGGCGGTGCCATTGTCCCCCGGCAGGGACAGGCTCTGTGGGGAGGCAGAGCGAGCTGCGGGGCCGCTCAGGGCGTGGGGAAGTGGATGACCCTGAACTCGGTGAGCAGGGCCAGGCACAGGAACAGCAGGTAGTAGGCGATGAGGCAGAGCCCGTAGgcctttcccagctggaagcaCTGCGCTGGCACCGTCACCAAGGAGAAtgccaggctcagccccagcgcCCCGGCCAGCACCCACACCAGCGAGCTGTCCGGCTCCAGCTGTGGGGACGGGAGGTGATGTGGGGTGACACcgggtcctgctgccagcccggCCTGCGTCCCCGTGCCACCACAGCCTTACCTTCACCAGCggctggctgctgctcatctgcagcaggcagcccagccccacgcCAACCAGGATGTCTGCAGCGCGTTCAGGACGGACACACGGCACGGGGACAGCTCGAGGGGGCAACAGCACCGAGCCCATCCCTCTGCCCCACATTCTCCTCCTTCCTGCACCCCCTGGCTGAAGCGTTCTCCCTCTGTGCTGAACACAACCCTGAGCACTCCAGGAGAGGCTTCACCCAAAACCCACCGGAGCGAGGCACAGacccttcccctccttcccttttGGTAAATCCCAAATCTGCCACGTTTCTGCCCAAactcctgcccagctggggcagctgtggggacgtgggggtgctgctggctgtcTCTGCCCCTCCCCAATCCCTCCGTGCCCGTGCCCTGTGGGAACACTGCGGgccctgggatggatcccagctgctctccagggaTCCCACAGCACAAGGGGCTCTCCCTGGGCACCtcgggcagctcctgcccacgTGCCAGCGGCTGGCCCTGGCATGCACAGGATACTGAAGATGATGCCCCCGAAGCAGGCGGAGAAGGCCATGCGGGGATAGCCCTGCCGGGCCATGGTGAGGTCGGAGAAGGTGTCTGTGGAGGGACAAAAGGAGACcttggccatggcagggggaccCCAGGGCGTGccaggggggcactgggagcagcagagccctcaCCCCCGATGCTGTTGCCCCAGGCCAGCAGCGTGAGGCCCAGCACGGTGTTGCTGAGCTGGAAGATGATGCCCAGGGTGCGCAGGATGTTCACCAGCTCCGTGGCCGCGGCGTTGATCCACATGGTACTGGCCAAAAACCCAAGGAAGGCAAACACCTGACAGGAAGAGGAGCGAGCTGGTCCCTGTGAGCATCCCACAGgaccctgcacagctcctggcatCCCTCCTGGGACATTGGGAACTGGGAGAGAGCTCCAGcttcctgctctgccccaggaCCCTCAGCCCAGtctggagcaggctgtgccagTCCCTGGTGGGCGttcagggctggggacaccttaCACAGTGGTACTTGGGGGGCTCCTCATTGCTTGTggtgatgaagatgatgagggCCAGGGCAGAGGCAACCAGTGTGACCAGTGCCCAGACTGGGAAGACGCCCTGGATCTGGTACAGCCCATCTGCACAtggtggggagaggagggacagAGAGGCTGGAACAGGATCCCACAGGCTTGAGGTGGACGTAAAGCCTTGTCACCTAATGCCACCTCTGCCCTACACccttcacagagctgctcccctccgtgcctcagtttcccaggCAGGCCAGGCCtgctccattttcccctcaggaCCTGGATTCTGGGGGACCCAAGCCCCCCAGCCTTGTGAGGGTGTATCCAGCTGCAAACCAGCTGCAAACACAGCTTGGCtcttccctgcccatccctcctACCCACAATGAGGAGCTCTGGTAGGCTCTGCAGTCCCCAGGGCTTTGGTGGCCATCTCAGTCCTGTCCCCttctggcagctggggctgcccaggctCTTACAGGCGCCTGACTTCAGCGTGAGGACGCAGAGCAGGGGGCTGGTGAGGATGTGCAGGCAGTTGAGGGGTCTCCTCCAGTTCAGGTCATCCTTGTCGGGGTCCACAACGGGAAcggtgagcagcagcagcagctccacggGCACCTGGCATGGGGGACACCTGGCATGGGGGTGCCCCATGACCTGCTCCCAACCCCACCATCCCCACCGCACAGCCCCGGGGGGACAGAGcctccagcagggatggggctgcccCTCGGGGGGCTCCTCCTGGCTTGTGGTGCCCCCTCCTCACCCTGAAGGCCTTGAAGAGCCGCCAGTACCAGGGCTTCCTCCTCCACTTGCGGCAGTCCAGGGGGCTGAGGGCCGAGGTGAGGATGCGCAGGGAGCTCTCCCGGGAGGGCAGCAGGGGCCGGTACtcctcccctgccagggcccACGGGCACTGAGCGGGCTGGGGGCTCCCTGCGTGTCCCCAGAGAGCTCCCCCTGCCCCGTGGGCTGTCACCCCACGGGCTCAGCcgcacctgcagcagcctggggggctctggggctgctgaggACGGAGCAGAGCCCACAGGGAACCACATACCATAGTCCCCACTGTTCGTGCTCGAGGGCTCCGGCTCTTCCACGTCTGTCGGCATCTCTGTGGGGAAGAGGAGCAAGCAGGGCCACTGGAAGGGCACCCCAACACACCGGGGGTCCCACCCCAGCCGGACAGCCCTTACCTGGCTCCCAGGCTCCGGGAGGGGCCAGCCCATCCCCGCGCTGCCGCCGGTGGATCCAGGTGCAGAGCACCACGGTGAGCACGTAGAACACGTAGAGCCCCAGGTAACCTGAGGTGGGGAGTGATGGGGGGGGTCACAGCacccccaggctgctcccaccacccccagctcccacagcgCTCACCCAGAGCCTCTCCCAGCCTGATCCTGCCCAAGTAGAGGATGATGAAGGTGAGGAAGACGGCCACCATGTAGAAGATGACGTCCCTGAGGAAGGGCCTGGAGGCGGCCGTGAAGGGCTTGACCAGGGCAATGCCCCCGGCCACCACCGTGGTCACAAACACACCGGCACCTGCCAACACAGCGGGGCTCTCTCGGGACACAGGAACATCCCACAGCCCCGAAGTATCACCCCGTGAGGACATGACCCTTACCAAAGACGGCCCCGATGGCCAACCCTGCGGTCCGGGGGTCTGAGAAAGCCACCACAGCACTGAAGACATCAGGGGCCCCGTTTCCAAAGGCCAGGAAGGTGACACCATGGAGAGGGGACGTCAAGGAAAAGCCCTGGTGTCCTCCTCCCCGTGGGGGAGCTGTGTACTCCTGTCTAGAGCCAGCACATGAGCACTTGTCCTGCTGTCACCTCCAGCTCACCCTGCCAATAGGTTTCCCCTGGCACGGTGCTGAGGGGACACAAAGTGACCCTGTCATGGCcagctcccctgccctgcccccaCATCCCTCCTGTGATTTGCCAAGGATACTGCCACGTTGTGGGACAGCTTCAGGTTGGTGGAGATGGCTGATAAATTGGGGCAGAAGCTGGAAGGGCAGAAATGGAGACACAGAGAGGTGATGGTGCTACTTGGGGACCACGGGGCTCCCGGTCACTCTGGGGACAGTCCCCTCCTCTGTGGGCCACTCACAACTTCTCTGCTGTCACACCGAGGATGATGAACAGGTACAGGAGCCAGAGAGCCTGTGGGGTCAGGGGCAGCACAGAGAGTGGTCAGTGGGGTCCCTACTGCGtgtccccacagcagagcaTCCCCAGCACCGCCCTTTCCTGTCCTTACATAGAGGGTGACAGCCAGGGGCAGCAGCCGGGGCGGGAAGACACAGAAGACCCCATCGAGGTAGTCGAGGAATCCTCCGTCCAGCCGGCAGTCGGGGTTGCTCCGGATGAAGTGGCACCACTCGGAGCTGTTGTGCTTCCGAACCTCCCAGCACTGCggggcagaggggacagtgCCTGGCCGGGCCCCCCGAGCACCCACTGCCACCCCgaggggacacagccacccCGAGGGGACACTGCCACCCACCGCCCCCACAAGCGCTGCCGTTGCTGTCAGCCCTGCCTCGATTTCCCCACCTGAGCCACATGTGCGTGGGTcgagggctgtgccagggccagcagAGGTGCAAAGCCTTGTCCCCACCCCATCCGTGTCCCTACAGAGCCCACACCCACCCCGGGCCGTGGGAAGGCGCCGGCCTGGCAAGCAGAGAGGTTTTCggaggaaaaagcagcagcGGAGGAAATCCTGGTGAGATCCCTGCTGCGATGGAAGCAGGGACGGGACCCCAGCACCCCGGCAGCACCCAAATCCCTCCCGgcatccccccaaaccccaccgcAGCCCCCAGACTTACATCCAGGCCCCGTGCGTGGCTCAGAGCATCCCCGCCCGGAGGGAGCGTGTGCCCCACGTCCAGCAGCTGCGGGGTCCCGGCTGGCAGTGCCCCGGCCAGCCCCGTGGCCCCCTGCCCCATGGTGCCCGCTCCCTggcggggacagccccgggggACACCTACCACCGGCAGCGGTCCCCGGGGGCGGAGAGCGGGAGCTGCCCCCGGAGCCCCATCCCGCGCTCCccgggcagggccaggaggggttaaaaattaataataaaattagaaattatagttaatgctaaaaataataaaatcgATAAAAAGCAGAGCTCCCCGCGGGCGGGTTGCGCCACGTTCCCgccgggggggctcagcccggggacaccccgagaggaggaaggggaacGGCACCCACACCCCACGGACCAGGGGACTCGAgggcagagaggggacagagagggacagagagggacagagaggggacagagagggacagagagggacagaaagGGGACAGAGAGGCCGCGGCACGGGCGGGGACAGGAGCCCGGGGGGCGCGGCGGATGCCGGGCGGGGATGCGGGGATGGATGGGGGTACCCGGGGACCCCACCCGCGTCGCGGCCCCACCGTGTCGGCGCGGCCCCACTGCCGTGCGCGGCCGCTGAGCCCCGCCGGCCCCCCCGCCTTAAAGGGGCCGCCACCCTCCGCCCTTAAAGCGACAGCGACATTTCCCAGGCGGCTGGCGGCTGGCCGCTCGGAGGGGACACACGCGGCTCTCCGCTCCGTGCCGGCCCTCTGAGGCCGGGACACCCTCCCCGAGTGTTCcgggcacccacagccccacgGGTGGGACCCTCAGAGCACGGGGGGGCTCAGCGCAGCCGGAGATGCTGTCCCGTGGTGGGGCAGCCGCGGCACCGGGGCTGCTCTGGTCCCGCACCCCACAGACACCCCACACAGTCGGTATGGGGGGCCGGTGCCCCtctccaggtgtccccagctccaggacacCCCAAGCTCAAGCGTGCCCCGTGCAAGGGCCGTGCCCTGTTTGTGGGGTGCAGGTTGGCCCCCACGGCCGGAGCCCCACGATGCGCATGGGATTCAAAATCCATTTCCCACCCTGGCCCGTTCCCCCCGAAGCTGCGTCCTGCGTTCTCCCCGGCGACAGGAGAAGGGAATTGCGCAAGGCCGGGGCCCGAGGGAAGGGGCAGCACCCGGTGTGCGCCCCCCGGCCGGGCACAGGGACACGCGTGTCCCCCGAAGGCTGAGGGCgtggggctgggagagaggCGGGGTGGGAGCGTGGGTGCgggtgtggggctgtggggtggcgctgtggggtggcactgtggggtgacactgtggggtgGCACTGTGGGGTGGCATGGGGGaacagggctgctgtggggtggcACTGTGGGGTGGCGCTGTGGGGTGGCACTGTGGGGTGGCACTGTGGGGTGCCACTGTGGGGTGGCACTGTggggtgacactgtggggtgGCGCTGTGGGGTGGCACTGTGAGGTGGCGCTGTGGgaacagagctgctgtggggtggCACTGTGGGGTGGCGCTGTGGGGTGGCGCTGTGGGGTGGCACTGTGGGGTGGCACTGTGGGGTGGCGCTGTGGGGTGGCACTGTGGGGTGGCACTGTGGGGTGGCGCGGGGGAACAGCGCTGTTGTGGGGTGGCACTGTGGGGTGGCACTGTGGGGTGGCACTGTGGGaacagggctgctgtggggtggcactgtggggtggcactgtggggtggcactgtggggtggcactgtggggtggcactgtgggaacagggctgctgtggggggctcgggggtccCACagcgcgggagcggcggggggcgTGGCCATGCCACAAGCCCCGCCCCGTGCCCCGCCCCGTGTGGGGCGTTAATGGAGGGGATTGGTGTGGGGGCGTGGCCAAGCGACGCTCCGCCCAATCCTGTCCCGACCCACTGCTCCAATGTTACGATGGGGGCGTGGCCATCGTGAAGCCCCGCCCCTCCATCCCGCCCCTCAGTGTCCCCGCCATGGCGGCCCCGCGGGCGctgccgctgtccccgctgctgctgtccccgcTGCTGTCCCTTCTGCTCTCCCCGCTGCTCCTCTCCGCCTCGTCCCCGGTGCCCCGCAATGTCTCCGTGCTGCTGGAGCCCGGCTCCGAGCGGCTGCGCGTCCTCCCCGGCCGCCACCCCGGCGCCGTGGCCTGGGCCAGCCTGGATGACCGCATCCCGCACGTCGGGTACGGCCCGTGCGGGacggggccgggcggggctggggcggcCGCGGGGGAGCCGTGGGCGGTGGGGAGCCTCGTCCCAGCCGTGCCCGTGTCCCCACAGCTGGGCCTTCCTGGAGGTGGCCACCAACGCCTCGTACAATGACAGCCTGCAGGCCTACGCGGCCGGGCTGGCCGAGGCTGCGGTCAGCGAGCAGGTAAGGGCGGCCTGCAGGGCTGCGAGCCTCGGCCGCtgccggccggccccgcgctgACAGCGCCGCCCtgtcctgccccacagctgatGTACATGCACTGGATGAACACCATGGTGGGCTACTGCGGCCCCTTCAAGTACGAGAGCGAGTACTGCCAGAAGCTGCGCAGCTACCTGGAGGCCAACCTGGCCTGGATGGAGGAGCAGATGGCCAAAGGGCACGACACCGAGTACTGGCACCAGGTGAGGGTGGGGAACCCCTGAGTGCTCCTGGGCCTGTAGCCCAgagggcagtgcagggcagcGAGCTGTCCTGGCCCAGCTCCGGGTAGGATGACAGCGATGTGGTCATCCTCCTTCCTGGGTGAGTAGAGGTGATTCGTGACTTTCTCCTTGCCAGAGCCTCACATGCTGCAGCTGGGGTGCACAGGAGGTGGCTTTGTCACCCTTGGCCGTGGGTACTGAGTCATGACCTTGCTGACAGTGACGCTTCCCCCctgtgcctctgcagcagcactgggaccCAACTgatctgctctgtgccctggggGAATGAGGGAGCCTgttccccaaaacctcccagcCTGCCTCCTCGCAGGAGCTGGGTGACAgctctgtcccctgtccccaggtgcgcctggccctgctgcagctgaagggGCTGGAGGACAGCTACAACGGGCGCCTGGACTTCCCCAGGGGCAGGATCACCCTGGCACCCTTCGGCTTCCTGTAAGCTCCTTCTCAGAGGTGGGGAAGAGTTGTCAGTTGTTAGTTTGGAGTGCTGTGGGGACAATTCCTGCATGTCCAGGAATCAGCCAGTTCTACTCCCACTCTAATTTGCCCACCTTTTCTGGGCATTTGTCTTCTGCTGCTGGGGCGGGTCAGAGCCAAGGCAGGTGACAACTTCCCCACCCCATGGGCTGGGTGGTGGgctccccccacagcccctgcctcaATTTCCCCAGTGCTGTGCTCCCCCTTTCCTCCCTGCTCATGCTACCGGGGTGCTGCCAGCACAAGTGCCTGCACTGGGGTGTGGTGgagatggacagacagacagagagctctgagccagctcagctccaggcCTGGGGCATCCCTCACCTGACATCTTACGCCTTGCTTccccccaggctgctgcagttGGGGGGTGACCTGGAGGACCTGGAGTCTGCCCTGAACCGCTCCTCCCCTCAGCGTGTCCTGGGCTCAGGCTCCTGCTCGGCCCTGGTGAAGCTGCTGCCGGGCCAGCGGGACCTGCTGGTGGCCCACGACACCTGGAGCTCCTACCAGGCCATGCTGCGCATCGTCAAGAAG harbors:
- the SLC8B1 gene encoding mitochondrial sodium/calcium exchanger protein: MGQGATGLAGALPAGTPQLLDVGHTLPPGGDALSHARGLDCWEVRKHNSSEWCHFIRSNPDCRLDGGFLDYLDGVFCVFPPRLLPLAVTLYALWLLYLFIILGVTAEKFFCPNLSAISTNLKLSHNVAGVTFLAFGNGAPDVFSAVVAFSDPRTAGLAIGAVFGAGVFVTTVVAGGIALVKPFTAASRPFLRDVIFYMVAVFLTFIILYLGRIRLGEALGYLGLYVFYVLTVVLCTWIHRRQRGDGLAPPGAWEPEMPTDVEEPEPSSTNSGDYGEEYRPLLPSRESSLRILTSALSPLDCRKWRRKPWYWRLFKAFRVPVELLLLLTVPVVDPDKDDLNWRRPLNCLHILTSPLLCVLTLKSGAYGLYQIQGVFPVWALVTLVASALALIIFITTSNEEPPKYHCVFAFLGFLASTMWINAAATELVNILRTLGIIFQLSNTVLGLTLLAWGNSIGDTFSDLTMARQGYPRMAFSACFGGIIFNILVGVGLGCLLQMSSSQPLVKLEPDSSLVWVLAGALGLSLAFSLVTVPAQCFQLGKAYGLCLIAYYLLFLCLALLTEFRVIHFPTP